Proteins from a genomic interval of Chitinophagales bacterium:
- a CDS encoding tail fiber domain-containing protein yields the protein MKPYNCNFLPLLFLLCLFNFYQTSMAQDMEVGGVLKIDVDNNVHSPAALHVGEGKEVLFGADTLGEGSKMRWVSGKSAVRAGELKEKGEGEAQYWDYANIGRYSTALGYNNLASQIGSVALGYDSKAEGFYSLAMGYQSHASNFSTVAMGWGAKASGAGSTAIGTANRSRGDYSTTFGRGNIARSIHEVVVGAYCEEYEPGDSTFFFIGTDRAFVVGNGYDEDARSNAFTVLKNGNSGFGVSTPTERLHALGDVVIGGGEDDKDGDTEFLQIKSGVQDWFVGAQNEDPDPNDAFVHPRFYISTEEDNQNMFFMDTRGNVGIGNVPDLSNKLEVRSDIEIGGGAEDYDALCEFIQIYGQSAWWLAGVQNEPTENESDFFIGKSYQEDGTFHIEYQGGNVGIGTSEPDFKLHVNGSAGKPGGGSWSVASDKRLKKDVKPFTDGLKVLQQINPVTFRYNGEGGIDMDNEFVGIIAQDMKRIAPYMVSSMEYVDTTNQKSTDYLSFDPNALWYVTINAVKEQQSIIEAQNKQMEVLKSENKTLENRLNKLEALVQQLAENQKPILENNTFDESTAKPTDVIQLSDAQLLQNQPNPFHQNTTIDYFIPESVKNAVLQITTVNGQLLYSHKIEGRGQGQTRIEASQLSAGAYFYTLILDGKVLDTKQMMLTK from the coding sequence ATGAAACCTTACAACTGCAATTTTTTACCACTACTTTTTCTTTTATGCCTTTTTAACTTCTATCAAACTTCAATGGCACAAGACATGGAAGTGGGCGGCGTATTGAAAATTGATGTGGACAACAATGTTCATAGCCCCGCTGCCTTACACGTTGGAGAAGGCAAAGAGGTTTTGTTTGGCGCAGACACTCTTGGCGAGGGCAGCAAAATGCGTTGGGTAAGTGGAAAGTCTGCTGTACGGGCAGGAGAACTAAAAGAAAAAGGAGAAGGGGAGGCTCAATATTGGGACTATGCCAACATTGGTCGCTACTCAACAGCTTTGGGCTACAACAATCTCGCCTCTCAGATAGGCAGTGTAGCATTGGGCTACGATTCAAAAGCGGAAGGTTTTTATTCTTTGGCGATGGGCTACCAATCTCATGCAAGTAATTTTTCTACTGTTGCGATGGGATGGGGCGCAAAGGCTAGTGGCGCTGGCTCTACCGCCATAGGAACAGCGAACCGTTCTCGGGGTGATTACAGCACCACTTTTGGGCGGGGAAATATAGCCCGTTCTATACATGAGGTGGTTGTAGGAGCTTATTGTGAAGAATATGAACCTGGTGATTCTACTTTCTTTTTTATTGGAACAGACCGTGCCTTTGTAGTTGGAAATGGCTACGACGAAGATGCTCGCTCCAATGCTTTTACCGTCCTCAAAAATGGCAATTCTGGGTTTGGTGTTTCTACTCCAACTGAGCGATTACACGCTTTGGGCGATGTTGTTATTGGAGGCGGAGAAGATGACAAAGATGGAGATACGGAGTTTTTACAAATCAAAAGCGGTGTACAAGATTGGTTTGTAGGCGCTCAAAATGAAGACCCAGACCCTAATGATGCCTTTGTTCATCCTCGTTTTTATATCAGTACTGAAGAGGACAATCAAAATATGTTTTTCATGGATACCCGTGGGAATGTGGGGATTGGAAATGTGCCAGACTTGAGCAACAAACTGGAGGTGAGGAGCGATATAGAAATTGGTGGAGGGGCAGAAGATTATGATGCTCTTTGCGAATTTATACAGATTTATGGGCAGAGTGCTTGGTGGTTGGCAGGAGTTCAAAATGAACCTACCGAAAATGAAAGTGATTTTTTTATTGGTAAATCATATCAGGAAGATGGCACTTTTCACATTGAGTATCAAGGAGGAAACGTGGGAATTGGTACAAGTGAGCCTGATTTTAAGCTTCATGTCAATGGTAGCGCAGGCAAACCTGGTGGTGGAAGTTGGTCAGTAGCTTCCGACAAACGATTGAAGAAGGATGTGAAACCATTTACAGATGGATTGAAGGTTTTGCAGCAAATCAATCCTGTCACTTTTCGCTACAATGGCGAAGGAGGAATTGATATGGACAATGAGTTTGTGGGAATCATTGCCCAAGATATGAAACGCATCGCTCCCTATATGGTCAGTAGTATGGAATATGTGGACACAACCAACCAAAAATCAACAGATTACCTCAGCTTCGACCCGAATGCACTTTGGTATGTCACCATCAATGCGGTCAAAGAACAGCAGTCTATTATTGAAGCCCAAAACAAACAGATGGAGGTTTTGAAGTCAGAAAATAAAACGCTGGAAAATCGCTTGAATAAATTGGAAGCATTGGTTCAACAATTGGCAGAGAATCAAAAACCTATTCTTGAAAACAATACTTTTGATGAATCTACTGCAAAACCAACGGATGTTATACAGTTGAGCGATGCCCAATTACTTCAAAATCAACCCAATCCCTTCCACCAAAATACTACAATTGACTACTTTATCCCTGAATCGGTGAAAAATGCAGTACTGCAAATCACTACCGTCAATGGGCAGCTTTTGTACAGCCATAAAATTGAAGGCAGAGGACAGGGACAAACACGCATTGAAGCGAGTCAATTATCGGCAGGAGCGTATTTTTACACACTGATTTTGGATGGTAAGGTATTGGATACGAAGCAGATGATGCTGACTAAGTGA
- a CDS encoding AAA family ATPase: MKIEINNFGPIHHFEFDLEKDLHLIYGENNVGKSYAVNSLYLLMKNLVYHYEIAKKNSDHIRLYYLSTLKKLEKNKKSFFENLIENEWVDITKELEEGVKVLLKEELLPKIEASFQNTYSNLEKVTNRYQKNKPFFCIIRTYIGSLDIQFANSTYIDNHTFEKVYLSYQNPFDNMVGTIEVKGAISDTSVFDGKIRDILIWENIINKLLLKSYLFDYELYILPSSRSGLYQSINNFGQIFAELSQYRHQIKADFKIPSFSEPVSDYYLTLSQMNTTHFNEKLRKIGEKIEEEIFEGKISFDNTTKKIFFSPNNTDLTIEITQAASMISELAPLVLFLKHIIKEETDKKNILIIEEPEAHLHPKTQVKLMKIFAELTKHNVKIIMTSHSDYMLDKVSNMLLAKELDADKVAVYHIEMTDKGSVVKKDMEANEMGVEDTNFLPVSEELYEERMNTIDRLNQQQDAN, from the coding sequence ATGAAAATCGAAATCAACAATTTTGGACCTATCCACCACTTTGAGTTTGACTTAGAGAAGGATTTGCATTTGATTTATGGAGAGAACAACGTGGGGAAGAGTTATGCGGTGAATAGTTTGTATTTGTTGATGAAGAATTTGGTTTATCATTATGAAATAGCAAAAAAGAATTCAGATCACATTAGACTTTATTACCTATCTACTCTTAAAAAACTCGAAAAGAATAAAAAAAGCTTTTTCGAGAATTTAATAGAAAATGAATGGGTTGATATTACAAAGGAATTAGAAGAAGGGGTAAAAGTATTACTGAAGGAAGAATTACTTCCAAAAATCGAGGCATCATTTCAAAATACTTATTCTAACTTAGAGAAGGTAACTAATCGCTATCAAAAAAATAAACCTTTTTTTTGTATTATTAGGACATACATAGGCTCGTTAGATATTCAGTTTGCAAATTCCACTTATATTGATAATCATACATTTGAGAAAGTTTATCTATCATATCAAAACCCTTTTGACAATATGGTAGGAACTATAGAAGTTAAGGGGGCTATTTCAGATACTTCTGTTTTTGATGGTAAAATAAGAGATATTCTTATATGGGAAAACATTATAAATAAGCTATTATTGAAATCATACTTATTCGATTATGAATTATATATCCTCCCTTCCTCTCGTTCTGGCTTATACCAGTCCATCAACAATTTCGGACAAATCTTTGCAGAACTCTCACAATACCGCCATCAAATCAAAGCAGACTTCAAAATTCCTTCTTTTTCTGAACCCGTATCGGATTATTATTTGACGCTTTCGCAAATGAATACAACTCACTTCAATGAGAAATTGCGAAAAATTGGCGAAAAAATAGAAGAAGAAATATTTGAAGGAAAAATATCTTTTGACAATACAACCAAGAAAATATTTTTCTCTCCAAACAATACAGATTTGACCATTGAAATCACACAAGCGGCTTCAATGATTTCTGAACTAGCTCCATTGGTTTTATTCCTGAAGCACATCATCAAGGAAGAAACGGATAAAAAAAACATTCTCATCATCGAAGAACCCGAAGCCCATTTACATCCCAAAACGCAAGTCAAATTGATGAAGATTTTTGCAGAATTGACCAAACACAATGTCAAAATCATTATGACTTCTCATAGCGATTATATGTTGGACAAGGTGAGCAACATGTTGTTGGCAAAAGAGTTAGATGCAGATAAGGTAGCAGTTTACCATATAGAAATGACCGATAAAGGGAGTGTGGTCAAAAAAGACATGGAAGCCAATGAAATGGGAGTAGAAGATACCAATTTTTTGCCTGTTTCGGAAGAACTGTATGAAGAACGAATGAACACCATTGACCGCCTAAACCAACAACAAGATGCTAATTGA
- a CDS encoding thioredoxin fold domain-containing protein, which yields MIRLIPISFLFIAVLFCNGCFVSKNFQRNLTTSSKINQNEIEWLSLEEAVKLSKKKPKKVMIDFYTDWCAPCKKMDQTTFRNPEIIKYINKHFYAIKFNGETKDPIDFKGQTYIYVEEDYTEYHEFARKLLTNKIAYPSFVFLDENFDIIQTLPGYLDAKSFDMVLHYFEGNYHRKMPWGNFTKEYQSPIKEEIGLQNFSQSIDITDIFVSEQE from the coding sequence ATGATTCGACTCATACCCATAAGTTTTTTATTCATTGCCGTACTTTTCTGCAATGGCTGTTTTGTTTCAAAAAATTTTCAAAGAAATCTCACCACTTCTAGCAAAATCAATCAAAATGAAATTGAATGGCTTAGTTTGGAGGAAGCGGTTAAACTGTCCAAGAAAAAACCCAAAAAGGTGATGATTGATTTTTATACAGATTGGTGTGCACCCTGCAAAAAAATGGATCAGACGACTTTTCGGAATCCTGAAATTATCAAGTATATCAATAAGCATTTTTATGCTATAAAATTCAATGGAGAAACAAAAGACCCCATTGATTTCAAAGGACAAACCTATATTTATGTGGAGGAAGACTACACCGAGTACCACGAATTTGCCCGCAAATTACTCACCAATAAAATAGCCTATCCGTCTTTTGTTTTTTTAGATGAAAATTTTGATATCATCCAAACACTTCCAGGCTATTTAGATGCCAAATCATTTGATATGGTACTACATTATTTTGAAGGGAATTACCATCGTAAAATGCCTTGGGGAAATTTCACAAAAGAATACCAATCACCTATCAAAGAGGAAATTGGACTGCAAAATTTTTCACAATCTATCGACATTACAGATATTTTTGTATCTGAACAAGAGTAA
- a CDS encoding thioredoxin fold domain-containing protein: MLKNYFVFSLFLSIAAICSSFTFVNNNETNSETNDSQKINWLSIEDAFELQQKNPKLILVDVYMNNCPYCTKMDKTTLEHPKVKEYIAENFYAVKLNAFTSQKITLGEKEYKVDKKSQYRTHELASYLLRGNMQFPSTVFIDENFKPINSVGGYLDAPEFDQILQYYGQGFYKKVPWGIYMRNSKPRFSK, encoded by the coding sequence ATGTTAAAAAATTATTTTGTTTTTTCTCTTTTTTTATCCATTGCAGCAATCTGCAGTTCTTTCACATTTGTCAACAATAATGAGACAAACTCTGAAACAAATGATAGCCAAAAAATAAATTGGTTGAGTATTGAAGATGCCTTTGAACTGCAACAAAAAAATCCCAAATTAATACTTGTTGATGTATATATGAACAACTGTCCTTATTGCACCAAAATGGACAAAACCACCTTGGAACATCCTAAAGTGAAAGAATATATTGCCGAAAATTTTTATGCTGTAAAGCTAAATGCCTTTACCAGCCAAAAAATTACACTTGGAGAAAAAGAATACAAAGTGGATAAAAAAAGTCAATATCGAACACATGAATTGGCTTCTTATTTGTTGAGAGGCAATATGCAGTTCCCTTCAACTGTATTCATTGACGAAAATTTTAAGCCCATAAATTCGGTAGGAGGATACCTTGATGCCCCCGAATTTGACCAAATATTGCAGTATTATGGACAGGGCTTTTACAAAAAAGTTCCTTGGGGAATTTATATGCGTAACTCTAAGCCTCGATTTTCTAAATAA
- a CDS encoding CU044_2847 family protein, with product MSNKIEKFESEFGSLFIEVGDRVGTQTTSIGFSNKGDAPETFSGNLEDVLEPVKVAADTVIKKVLSAQNTPSEVDVEFGLAFDREIGPYISKGYRDISFRVKVKWKAKED from the coding sequence ATGAGCAATAAAATCGAAAAATTTGAATCCGAATTTGGAAGCCTATTCATTGAAGTAGGAGATCGTGTCGGTACACAAACAACTTCAATTGGATTTAGCAACAAAGGAGATGCCCCAGAGACTTTCAGTGGTAATTTGGAAGATGTGCTTGAACCCGTAAAAGTAGCCGCAGATACGGTTATCAAAAAAGTGTTGTCTGCTCAAAATACACCCTCGGAGGTAGATGTAGAGTTTGGTTTGGCATTTGATAGAGAGATAGGTCCTTATATTTCAAAAGGCTATCGGGATATAAGCTTTCGGGTTAAGGTGAAGTGGAAAGCTAAAGAGGATTAA
- a CDS encoding redoxin domain-containing protein yields MKILSKLAPSLLIICCLMMGFTFQIQAQMVGGTVGSIAPNIELPDQYGNKISLSGLRGNLVLVRFWKSGDPNSRATNSNIFALHQKYKSASFQTAKGFQVFMVSLDSRLDKWKMALQEDQLPENYHVNDIYSKYVAPYGVRNLPANFLLDENGIIIANTKSMAELDQELSKRAKVYAGTTTTVSPTTLTTVNSTPTIYSDLVNTSDRPTPSTFNQPETTIANVSSAESTYMIQLGAFKNLDINKFLDASEYGFVTAEDAGNGVQRALLGKFNSPEDVVSTLSKLRDKGYPDAFPVEYKNNDRRIIGKKETTAIASKMGITIADAPVSTATPETMSVNTTQIPSTTNIVSTTNTNTTTNSGSTQYEYPFSTINTNSNPITSIPDDAISTTYHSGGSTVITTSTTSTNGNIATHNSSGNTTTGNTTLVPSEIPVFTGGVNPATTYNNNQGTYYDSDAYELSWYPSEPSHAQPNIIESPYYNENPISKDPNGVQVPNYDNNNNGWQQQGWSNSTQSTTNGQWNTSTQPNTNGQWNTSTQPNTNGQWDMNNQAPATSNYTEPNNQQLDQSLDSYLNSYDFSSVDDNSDRSTSTNKKKKKKAKKSKKKK; encoded by the coding sequence ATGAAAATCTTATCCAAACTTGCCCCCTCCCTTCTTATTATTTGTTGTTTGATGATGGGTTTTACCTTTCAGATACAAGCACAAATGGTTGGTGGAACTGTTGGCAGTATTGCTCCCAATATAGAACTACCTGACCAGTATGGTAATAAAATCTCTCTCTCTGGCTTACGTGGAAACCTAGTTTTGGTTCGCTTTTGGAAGTCTGGAGACCCCAATTCAAGAGCTACCAATTCAAATATTTTTGCACTACATCAGAAGTACAAAAGTGCTTCATTTCAAACAGCCAAAGGTTTTCAAGTCTTTATGGTTTCATTGGACAGCCGTTTAGACAAATGGAAAATGGCTCTTCAAGAAGACCAACTTCCTGAAAACTACCATGTCAATGATATTTATTCAAAATATGTTGCACCTTATGGTGTTCGGAATTTACCTGCCAATTTCTTGTTGGACGAAAATGGCATCATCATCGCCAATACCAAATCTATGGCAGAATTAGACCAAGAATTGAGTAAACGTGCGAAAGTATATGCAGGAACTACTACAACCGTTAGTCCTACTACACTGACAACTGTAAACTCTACTCCTACTATTTATTCTGATTTGGTGAATACATCTGACAGGCCTACACCAAGCACTTTCAATCAGCCTGAGACAACTATAGCCAATGTATCGTCTGCCGAATCTACTTACATGATTCAATTGGGAGCATTTAAAAATTTGGATATAAATAAATTTTTGGATGCTTCAGAATATGGTTTTGTCACTGCTGAAGATGCAGGAAATGGTGTCCAAAGAGCTTTGTTGGGTAAATTTAACTCTCCTGAGGATGTTGTCAGTACACTCAGTAAACTCCGAGATAAGGGATATCCAGATGCTTTCCCAGTAGAATATAAGAACAATGATAGAAGAATCATTGGTAAAAAAGAAACTACTGCTATTGCCTCTAAAATGGGGATTACTATTGCAGATGCCCCTGTCAGCACTGCTACCCCTGAAACTATGAGTGTAAATACTACACAAATACCTTCTACTACTAACATAGTTTCTACTACCAATACAAATACTACTACAAATAGCGGAAGTACTCAATATGAATACCCATTTTCTACCATCAACACGAATAGCAATCCTATCACAAGTATTCCTGATGATGCCATAAGCACTACTTACCATAGTGGCGGCAGTACCGTTATAACAACTTCAACGACAAGTACAAATGGAAACATTGCTACCCACAACAGCAGCGGTAATACAACTACAGGTAATACAACACTCGTACCTTCAGAGATTCCTGTTTTTACAGGTGGTGTAAACCCTGCTACTACCTACAACAATAATCAAGGAACCTACTATGATAGTGATGCTTATGAGTTGAGTTGGTATCCATCTGAACCCAGTCATGCACAGCCAAATATCATTGAATCGCCTTACTACAATGAAAACCCAATAAGTAAAGATCCTAATGGGGTACAAGTACCTAACTATGACAACAACAACAATGGGTGGCAACAACAAGGATGGAGTAATAGCACTCAATCTACTACAAACGGACAGTGGAATACCAGTACTCAACCGAATACAAATGGACAGTGGAATACCAGCACTCAACCGAATACAAATGGACAGTGGGATATGAACAATCAAGCACCTGCTACTTCCAACTATACTGAGCCAAATAACCAACAGTTAGACCAGTCTTTAGACAGTTATTTGAATAGCTATGATTTTTCTTCTGTGGATGACAATTCAGATCGATCTACAAGCACCAATAAGAAGAAAAAGAAGAAAGCAAAAAAAAGTAAAAAGAAGAAATAA
- a CDS encoding SGNH/GDSL hydrolase family protein, producing the protein MKQKFLLFLLIAFTAISCNTNSSTSTESTEETPPKESTPPSSTAKLPFDIHRFDEAIAAFQKEDHEQGIRKGEILFTGSSSIRFWVTLKEDMEGLAVLNRGFGGSTLPEAVHYADQIIFPYEPEIIVLYSGENDISEGRTPQEAFDSFKELTAQITAKLPNTKLFYLCMKPSIARWEMWPKMEDANKLFADYLAEQPNMEYVDISAPMLDESGEPKKDIFVEDMLHMNEKGYAAWTKIVKPLLVAAK; encoded by the coding sequence ATGAAACAAAAATTCCTGCTTTTCCTCCTAATCGCTTTCACTGCAATCAGTTGCAATACAAACTCTTCAACTTCAACAGAATCCACTGAAGAAACACCCCCAAAAGAATCAACTCCCCCATCATCCACTGCCAAACTCCCTTTTGACATCCATCGTTTTGACGAAGCCATTGCAGCCTTCCAAAAAGAAGACCACGAGCAGGGTATTCGAAAAGGAGAAATCTTGTTTACAGGCAGTTCGAGCATTCGATTTTGGGTCACATTGAAGGAAGACATGGAAGGATTGGCAGTGTTGAATCGGGGATTTGGAGGTTCGACCTTGCCCGAAGCCGTACATTATGCCGACCAAATCATTTTTCCGTATGAACCAGAAATAATCGTTTTGTATTCTGGTGAAAATGATATTTCGGAAGGTAGAACGCCTCAAGAAGCCTTTGATTCCTTCAAAGAATTGACTGCCCAAATCACAGCCAAACTCCCTAACACAAAGCTCTTTTACCTCTGTATGAAGCCCTCAATAGCCCGCTGGGAAATGTGGCCGAAAATGGAAGATGCCAACAAACTATTTGCAGATTACCTTGCAGAACAGCCAAATATGGAGTATGTGGACATTAGCGCACCGATGTTGGATGAAAGTGGAGAGCCGAAAAAAGACATTTTTGTAGAAGACATGCTGCACATGAACGAAAAAGGATATGCAGCTTGGACAAAGATTGTAAAACCTTTGTTGGTGGCTGCAAAGTAA
- a CDS encoding cytochrome b5 domain-containing protein: MTNLPTYTSLQLALRNGQDREEIWIAYKGVIYDVTISRLWRNGKHYEHWAGQDLTEELQDAPHTEIVFQKLPIIGYLKTITFD, encoded by the coding sequence ATGACAAATTTACCCACCTATACTTCTCTTCAATTGGCACTGAGAAATGGTCAAGACAGAGAGGAAATTTGGATTGCCTATAAAGGAGTTATTTATGATGTGACCATTAGCCGTCTTTGGCGCAATGGAAAACACTATGAGCACTGGGCAGGTCAAGATTTGACTGAAGAATTGCAGGATGCGCCACACACAGAAATTGTTTTCCAAAAACTACCCATAATCGGATACCTCAAAACGATAACATTCGACTAA
- a CDS encoding thioredoxin-like domain-containing protein — protein MSLKFLTKNILSILLVIFVLQIVALLPIEAQTQHPLIGKKAPDIVLPDRQDNLRKLSNLSGKYVLLHFWATWDNQTAATGHAEYKQLYDTFKPRSFKGADGFTIYSVAFDEDKSKWLNQISKDGITWIDLVIERATYDSQYWNTYSFNTLPYSFLLDPTGKVIGENMSYDDLYTKLNGLLVSPIPPPKSKDDTDEPVDKPTDKPIDKPVDKPTDVEIPPITTPTSGKVYKAQLGVFREPDPSKFKNLEDLGTLEIEKVSSTSSLSRVLIGNYDKTSADKVLPIIQSRGYAGAFLVTRTLSGSSGGSSTGSGSGSTTDKPITPPDTSPTGSVMVYKIQLGVFGSPDLSKFSDLKSIGELEMETTPSGLKRVLLGTFNASEKDAALQKVAAKGHPRAFLVTRTEKASAGNSSGSTNTPSPSGNYKIQLGVFGKPDLSKFSNLKDLGTLDTEKATTTLQRVMLGSFSESKANEILEKVKSRGYRDAFIVKR, from the coding sequence ATGTCTTTGAAGTTCCTCACCAAAAACATCCTATCCATCCTACTTGTTATTTTTGTCCTTCAAATAGTGGCACTCTTACCCATTGAAGCACAGACACAACATCCATTAATCGGTAAAAAGGCTCCTGATATTGTCTTGCCAGATAGACAGGATAATCTCCGTAAGTTATCGAACCTAAGTGGGAAATATGTTTTGCTGCATTTTTGGGCAACTTGGGACAATCAAACCGCAGCAACTGGTCATGCGGAGTACAAACAACTCTATGATACTTTCAAGCCACGTAGTTTTAAGGGGGCAGATGGATTCACCATATACAGTGTTGCATTTGATGAAGATAAAAGCAAATGGTTGAACCAAATAAGCAAGGATGGCATCACATGGATTGATTTGGTAATTGAAAGGGCTACTTACGATTCACAATACTGGAATACTTATAGTTTCAACACATTGCCCTATTCTTTTTTGTTAGATCCTACGGGTAAGGTAATAGGTGAAAATATGAGCTATGATGATTTATATACAAAGCTCAATGGACTATTAGTAAGCCCTATTCCTCCTCCAAAATCAAAAGATGATACTGACGAACCCGTAGATAAACCAACTGATAAGCCAATTGACAAACCTGTAGATAAACCGACAGATGTTGAAATTCCTCCAATCACAACACCTACTTCGGGTAAAGTATATAAAGCACAGTTGGGGGTTTTTCGTGAACCTGACCCGAGTAAGTTCAAAAACTTGGAGGATTTGGGAACTTTGGAAATAGAAAAAGTCAGTTCAACCAGTTCCTTGAGCCGTGTCTTGATAGGAAATTATGACAAAACATCGGCAGACAAAGTGTTACCTATCATTCAATCTCGTGGGTATGCAGGAGCATTTTTGGTGACTCGTACCTTGAGTGGCAGTAGTGGCGGTTCTTCTACAGGAAGTGGCTCTGGTTCGACAACTGATAAACCTATAACACCACCTGATACATCTCCAACTGGCTCGGTGATGGTTTACAAAATCCAACTGGGGGTTTTTGGTTCTCCTGATCTAAGTAAATTTTCAGATTTGAAGAGTATAGGTGAGTTGGAGATGGAAACAACACCAAGCGGATTGAAGCGTGTATTATTGGGTACTTTTAATGCCTCTGAAAAAGATGCCGCTTTACAAAAAGTAGCTGCAAAGGGTCATCCAAGAGCTTTCTTGGTGACACGAACCGAAAAAGCATCTGCAGGAAATAGTAGTGGCAGTACAAATACTCCCTCTCCAAGTGGCAATTACAAAATTCAATTAGGAGTTTTCGGTAAGCCTGATTTAAGTAAATTTTCTAACTTGAAAGACTTAGGAACATTGGACACCGAAAAGGCTACTACTACCCTACAAAGAGTCATGTTGGGTTCTTTTAGCGAATCAAAAGCCAATGAAATTCTCGAAAAAGTAAAATCGAGAGGCTATAGAGATGCCTTTATTGTCAAGAGATAA